From a region of the Enterobacter cancerogenus genome:
- the nuoN gene encoding NADH-quinone oxidoreductase subunit NuoN, giving the protein MTITPQQLIALLPLLIVGLTVVVVMLSIAWRRNHFLNATLSVLGLNAALVSLWFVGQAGAMDVTPLMRVDGYAMLYTGLVLLASLATCTFAYPWLEGYNDNKEEFYLLVLIASLGGILLANANHLAALFLGIELISLPLFGLIGYAFRQKRSLEAAIKYTILSAAASSFLLFGIALLYAQTGNLSFLAIGKSLGDGMLHEPLLLAGLGMMIVGLGFKLSLVPFHLWTPDVYQGAPAPVSTFLATASKIAIFGVVMRLFLYAPVGDSEAVRVVLGIIAFVSIIFGNLMALSQTNIKRLLGYSSISHLGYLLVALIALQSGEMSMETVGVYLAGYLFSSLGAFGVVSLMSSPYRGPDADSLFSYRGLFWHRPILSAVMTVMMLSLAGIPMTLGFIGKFYVLAVGVQAGLWWLTAGVVIGSAIGLYYYLRVAVSLYLSAPQQLNRDAPSNWQYSAGGIVVLISALLVLIFGIYPQPLIDIVQHAMPLM; this is encoded by the coding sequence ATGACAATAACTCCACAACAACTGATCGCGCTGCTACCGCTGCTGATCGTCGGATTGACGGTGGTGGTTGTGATGCTCTCCATTGCGTGGCGACGCAATCACTTCCTGAATGCGACCCTATCCGTTCTGGGTCTGAACGCTGCGTTAGTGTCCCTCTGGTTTGTTGGCCAGGCGGGCGCGATGGACGTCACGCCGCTGATGCGCGTTGACGGCTATGCCATGCTGTATACCGGTCTGGTTCTGCTGGCGAGCCTGGCAACCTGTACCTTTGCGTACCCGTGGCTCGAAGGTTACAACGACAACAAAGAAGAGTTTTACCTGCTGGTACTGATTGCCTCGCTTGGCGGCATTCTGCTGGCGAATGCGAACCACCTGGCCGCGCTGTTCCTCGGTATTGAGCTGATCTCTCTGCCGCTGTTTGGCCTGATTGGTTACGCCTTCCGTCAGAAACGCTCGCTGGAAGCGGCGATCAAGTACACGATCCTGTCCGCTGCCGCGTCGTCGTTCCTGCTGTTCGGTATCGCGCTGCTGTACGCACAGACGGGTAACCTCTCCTTCCTGGCTATCGGCAAGAGCCTTGGCGACGGTATGCTGCACGAGCCGCTGCTGCTGGCGGGTCTGGGCATGATGATCGTTGGCCTTGGCTTTAAGCTCTCTCTGGTTCCGTTCCACCTGTGGACGCCAGACGTTTACCAGGGTGCTCCTGCACCGGTATCGACCTTCCTGGCGACGGCGAGCAAAATCGCTATCTTCGGTGTGGTCATGCGTCTGTTCCTGTACGCGCCAGTGGGGGATAGCGAAGCGGTTCGCGTGGTGCTGGGCATTATCGCGTTCGTCTCCATCATCTTCGGTAACCTGATGGCGCTGAGCCAGACCAACATTAAGCGTCTGCTGGGCTACTCGTCTATTTCCCATCTGGGTTATCTGCTGGTGGCGCTGATTGCGCTGCAGAGCGGTGAAATGTCGATGGAAACCGTGGGCGTGTATCTGGCCGGTTATCTGTTCAGCAGCCTCGGCGCGTTCGGCGTGGTGAGCCTGATGTCCAGCCCGTACCGTGGCCCGGATGCTGACTCACTGTTCTCTTACCGTGGTCTGTTCTGGCACCGTCCGATTCTGTCTGCGGTGATGACGGTGATGATGCTGTCCCTGGCGGGTATCCCAATGACCCTGGGCTTTATCGGTAAGTTCTACGTCCTGGCCGTCGGTGTGCAGGCTGGCCTGTGGTGGCTGACCGCCGGTGTGGTTATCGGTTCTGCGATTGGTCTGTACTACTACCTGCGCGTTGCCGTGAGCCTCTACCTGAGCGCGCCTCAGCAGCTCAACCGCGATGCGCCGTCTAACTGGCAGTACAGCGCGGGCGGTATCGTGGTGCTCATCTCCGCGCTGCTGGTGCTCATCTTCGGTATCTATCCGCAGCCGCTGATTGATATCGTGCAGCATGCAATGCCGCTGATGTAA